One genomic window of Salmo salar chromosome ssa12, Ssal_v3.1, whole genome shotgun sequence includes the following:
- the LOC123725454 gene encoding uncharacterized protein, which translates to MLKTLSDGLLIAMILKGLPESFKPFAIHITQSDEPTTFGKFKTKLRSYESTEKFSAISTDDNVMKASNIKVSWPRGRDKGTEITCFNCGQKGHKARECTVTGERKERRQWCSFCKRSTHTDANCRRKRRDNVKQATDAESHTFAFRISDCQVSGLKQKGLMVDTGATSHIVTDIGKFKEFDETFKPEKHSVELADGTRTNGVAERRGAAEVYLRDNTGRRVKTTLTKALYVPSFPQDIFSVKAATANGASVNFRQGCNKLIHKNGTTFDIKEYDRLYYLNTVSDENDDGCHGCYDIHTWHKILGLHVWNIN; encoded by the exons ATGCTGAAGACTTTAAGTGATGGGCTGTTGATTGCAATGATTCTGAAAGGTTTGCCCGAATCATTTAAGCCGTTTGCCATCCACATTACGCAGAGTGACGAGCCGACAACTTTTGGCAAGTTCAAAACCAAGTTGAGGAGCTATGAAAGCACCGAGAAGTTTAGCGCCATTTCCACTGACGACAACGTGATGAAGGCAAGTAACATTAAAGTTAGCTGGccaagagggagagataaagggacCGAGATAACCTGCTTCAACTGTGGCCAGAAAGGGCACAAGGCCCGGGAATGTACCGTTACTGGAGAGCGCAAAGAACGGAGACAGTGGTGTAGTTTTTGCAAGAGATCCACTCATACTGACGCAAATTGCAGACGAAAAAGAAGAGACAATGTGAAACAAGCAACAGATGCTGAAAGCCACACATTTGCATTCAGAATAAGTGACTGtcaggttagtggactgaaacagaaAGGGCTGATGGTGGATACGGGAGCAACGTCACATATAGTCACAGACATCGGGAAGTTTAAGGAGTTTGACGAGACTTTCAAACCGGAAAAACATTCCGTGGAGCTGGCTGACGGAACAAGAACGAATGGTGTCGCGGAGAGGAGAGGTGCAGCGGAGGTTTACCTGAGAGACAACACGGGTCGTCGGGTAAAAACAACGCTGACGAAGGCGCTGTACGTGCCGTCGTTTCCACAGGACATTTTCTCTGTTAAAGCAGCGACAGCCAACGGAGCTTCAGTCAACTTTCGACAGGGGTGTAACAAGCTCATCCACAAGAACGGTACCACTTTTGACATCAAGGAGTACGATAGACTTTACTATCTTAACACTGTAAGTGATGAAAATGATGATGGATGTCATGGGTGCTATGATATTCACACATGGCACAAA ATTCTTGGGTTACATGTTTGGAATATAAACTGA